In one window of Drosophila ananassae strain 14024-0371.13 chromosome XR, ASM1763931v2, whole genome shotgun sequence DNA:
- the LOC26514615 gene encoding LON peptidase N-terminal domain and RING finger protein 3 — MSNSRKESGRQGARSNTVPTASSLSAAVSQLEAEVDRINRFFESLVAGNVHEVSFALDLGGRERARTRSSRRAADGIVPEEIIDFSEWEPVPEVPLHRGSGRYFTPDAIIDLSEPHENSRSNSRHRRRRRRLADEILEGDAPETRRSRSRSGHRRRRRNDEPNAEEVIDVNEVATPPKRPREEEMEEEEEEGEPGCYKCPVCLGCARGHEPVATKCGHIFCRECLEHSLQKVKRCPICFTRLTRRQYMRIYI, encoded by the coding sequence ATGAGCAACTCCCGCAAAGAGTCCGGCCGCCAGGGTGCCCGTTCCAACACCGTTCCAACTGCTTCGTCGCTGAGCGCCGCTGTGTCCCAGCTGGAGGCCGAGGTCGACCGCATCAACCGCTTCTTCGAGAGCCTTGTGGCTGGCAATGTGCACGAAGTGTCCTTCGCACTGGACCTTGGAGGTCGGGAGCGGGCGCGTACTCGCTCCAGCCGCCGTGCAGCCGACGGCATTGTTCCAGAGGAGATAATTGACTTTTCGGAGTGGGAGCCAGTCCCAGAGGTACCGCTTCATAGAGGCTCGGGCAGGTATTTTACTCCCGACGCCATCATAGACCTGTCCGAGCCTCACGAGAATTCCAGAAGCAACTCACGCCACCGCCGCCGTCGCCGCCGCCTTGCCGACGAGATCTTGGAGGGCGATGCCCCAGAAACCAGGcgcagccgcagccgcagTGGCCATCGCCGTCGCCGCCGCAATGATGAGCCGAACGCGGAGGAAGTGATCGATGTGAATGAGGTGGCCACCCCGCCGAAGCGTCCCCGCGAAGAGGagatggaggaggaggaggaggagggggaGCCCGGCTGTTACAAGTGCCCGGTCTGCCTGGGATGTGCGCGCGGTCACGAGCCGGTCGCCACAAAGTGCGGCCACATCTTCTGCCGCGAGTGCCTGGAGCACTCGCTGCAGAAGGTCAAGAGGTGCCCCATCTGCTTCACCCGTCTCACCAGGCGCCAGTACATGCGCATCTATATCTAA
- the LOC6498738 gene encoding angiopoietin-related protein 4, translated as MSLPAAVDILSIPVKLRDGSPFLSSMMLPVILLWLSVAFLSSEGKALPDQCVRAPGTSYMSVQEIQIGDSDPFKVVCGYDLDPGPAEISVYSNLFITNEFNRTYEEHVAGFGEVGWSNAKFFIGLQQLHLLTNSAPHEVIIDSLSMKERCDHFVVGNRTEGYMVKSTGNCFGDPCLALKKGVRFSTFDRDEDGLPDHNLAQEMGFGWWHNSRRPDPFMRYKHLAIWIRRKETEAE; from the exons ATGAGTCTCCCAGCAGCAGTTGACATTCTTTCCATTCCAGTGAAGCTGCGAGACGGAAGCCCCTTCCTTTCTTCAATGATGCTCCCGGTGATCCTCCTGTGGCTTTCTGTGGCTTTTCTTAGCTCCGAAGGCAAAG CTCTTCCAGATCAATGTGTAAGAGCACCAGGCACCAGCTACATGTCCGTCCAAGAAATCCAAATCGGAGACTCAGACCCCTTCAAAGTGGTTTGTGGCTATGATCTGGACCCGGGTCCCGCCGAGATTTCTGTTTATAGCAATCTCTTCATCACAAATGAGTTCAATCGCACGTACGAGGAGCACGTGGCTGGGTTCGGAGAAGTCGGATGGAGCAACGCGAAGTTCTTCATCGGACTCCAGCAGCTGCACCTTCTGACGAACAGTGCGCCCCATGAGGTGATTATAGACTCCCTGTCCATGAAGGAGAGGTGCGACCACTTCGTCGTCGGCAACCGGACCGAAGGGTATATGGTGAAGAGCACTGGCAACTGCTTCGGAGATCCGTGCCTGGCCCTCAAAAAGGGCGTCAGGTTCTCCACCTTCGATCGAGACGAGGACGGACTGCCCGACCACAACTTGGCCCAGGAGATGGGCTTCGGCTGGTGGCACAATTCCAG GCGGCCTGACCCCTTCATGAGGTACAAACATCTAGCGATTTGGATCCGAAGGAAAGAAACCGAAGCAGAATAA